TCGGGGACGACGCGGATGTGCCGGTCGGCGGCGTACGCGACGATCTCGCGGAGGTCGTCCTGCGTGTAGAACCCGCCGTGCGGGGTGTCGTCCCACAGGGGTGAGGCGCGGTGCCCGCGCTTCGTGCGGGGCCGCCAGGCGCCGACCTCGGTGAGGCGGGGGTGGCGGCGGATTTCGACGCGCCAGCCCTGGTCGTCGGTGAGGTGCAGGTGGAGGACGTTGAGCTTGTGCGCGGCGAGCAGGTCGAGCTGGCGCAGCACGTCGTCCTTGGGCAGGAAGTGCCGGGCCACGTCGAGGAGGAGCCCGCGCCAGGCGAAGCGCGGGCGGTCCTCGATCCGGGTGGCGGCGAGGCGGGGGGCGGTACCGGGGCGGACGGGGGCGCGGCGGAAGGCGTCGGGCCCGAGGAGCTGGCGGAGGGTCTGGGCGCCCCAGAAGACGCCGGCCGCGTCGCCGCCCGCGATGTCGACGGCCCCGTCGGCCGTGGTGGTGAGTCGGTACGCCTCGGGGCCGAGGCCCGGGTCGAGCCGGAGGGCCATGACGCCGCCCGGTCCGGTGCCGTGGGGTGCGGTGCCGCCGGGTGCGGGGGGCAGCGGGAGGCCGAAGGCGGCACCGAGCGTCGTGCGCAGCCAGCGCTCCGCGGTCCCGGTACCCGGGGCGGCGGCGAGCACGGTGGAGGCGTCGAGCACGACCCCGGCGCGGTCCGGGCGGTGGACGTGGGAGGCGGGTGCCGGAACGAGGTCCATCACGTCGACTCGACCCTCCAGGGCGTTGCACCCCGTGCAACGGACGTTTCGTAGCGGACGACCGCGAGGAGCCTAGGGCGGGCCGCCGCCGACCGACAAGGCCCCGGGAACGGCGCAGGGCCCCCGGGAGGGGCGCGCACGCGTGGTGCGCCGCCGCCCTCCCGGGGGCCCTGCACGGTTCCTGGCGGTGGCCCGAGACCCGGGGACCGTGAGCCCCGCGCCGTGACCCCGCGGCCCATCGGTCCTCAGGTCAGGGCCGAGGTCCGTGGCCGGAACCTGCGCTCGTGAGCCGGGGGGCCGTGAGCCCGTGGCTGCCGGACGATGGCCCGTGAGGCCGTGGGCCGTGAGCCCGTGGCTGCCGGACGATGGCCCGTGGCCCTTGACTCGCGGGCCATGGCCGGTGGACTACTGCTTGTCCTTGCCGCCCTTGCCCTTGTCCTTGTCGCCACCCGCGCCCATGGATTCGTAGATCTCCTTGCACATGGGACAGACGGGGTACTTCTTCGGGTCCCGGCCCGGTACCCACACCTTGCCGCAGAGCGCCACGACGGGAGTGCCGTCGAGGGCACTCGCCATGATCTTGTCCTTCTGGACGTAGTGGGCGTAGCGCTCGTGGTCGCCGTCACCGTGCGACACCTGTGGCGTCGGCTCTACGAGGGTCCCCGTACCTGCCCCGCGCTCGGGCTCGAGAGTGCTCATAACAGCCAAGGGTACTCACCCGGCACGGCTTCAGTTCAGGGTCGGGTCGTCCGGGTACGTCGCGATCATGGCGAGTTCGCTGCGCTGGCGGCGCAG
This portion of the Streptomyces changanensis genome encodes:
- a CDS encoding DUF3039 domain-containing protein — protein: MSTLEPERGAGTGTLVEPTPQVSHGDGDHERYAHYVQKDKIMASALDGTPVVALCGKVWVPGRDPKKYPVCPMCKEIYESMGAGGDKDKGKGGKDKQ